The DNA segment AAGTACAATGGCGTTAATCGCATTAATTGGTACGGCAAGCGCATTAGGCGATTCAGGGTCGCCAGCGAGTGATTCTACATTAGGTCCAACTGCCGGCCTAGATATTGATGGCCAACATGATCATATTAGAGATACATGTATACCAAACTTTATTTTTTATAATGTTCCATTAATAATATTTGGAACGATAGCAGCAATGATATTATAATGATGTAGAAGTAATTATTTAAAATGGGGTGTCCGTAATGACTAATATGTTAGAAACATTAGGTATGAAAGTTGAAAAAGAAAATCATGGTTTAGTTATCATGTCTATGCCAGTTTCGGATGCAGTAAAACAACCGTTTGGTTATTTGCATGGGGGAGCAAACCTAGCGTTAGGAGAAACGGCTTGTTCGATTGGTGCTGCAAATTTAATTGATACTGAAAAATATATTCCACTCGGTTTAGAAATGAATGCGAACCATATTAGCTCTACAACGGACGGTACAATTTATGCTACAGCAACAATTATACATGAAGGTAAATCCACTCAAGTATGGAACATCGAAATTAAAGATGACACTGAACGTTTAATTAGTGTGATGAGAGGCACAATTGCAATTAAGAAAAGAAAATAAATTAAGTAAACGCTACAAAGGATGCATTAACCATTCTTTGTAGCGTTTTTTATTACATTGTAATTTAACCTTTTTAAACAAATAAATACCCCACATCAATAATGTATGATGTGGGGTCATCTTTATATTTTCGTATTTGGTAAATCGTCTTTAATATCGTCGTACTTCGTTCTTTTTGAAGAAGGTGTATTTAAATTATATGCTGCTTTAATGATGAGATGGCTCGAAAGGGGGCCAGTAATTAAAATAAATAGAATACCTATTAACAATTGCATATTCACGTAGCCTTCCTCACCGATAAAGAATAAGAAGACACCTGAGATGAGTAACATGGATCCTAATGTTGCTGCTTTACCTGCTGCGTGAGATCTTGAGTAAACATCTTCTAAACGCAATAGACCAATCGCTGCTAATGCACTAATGATTGATCCGAGGACCACGAGTATCAGTGCAATACTAATCACTATCTTTGCTATCATGTCGTATCACCTTACCTTCATCCATATATTTCGCAAAAACAGCTGTTCCTAAAAAGGCTAAAATACCGATTAATAAAATTGCTACTAGCATGTATTTCGTGCCAGTAAAAATACTGAACAACGCTACGATAGCCATAAGTTGAATCCCCATAGCATCTAATGCTACGACACGATCCGCTAATGAAGGACCAAGGATGACACGAACGAGCATTGCAATCAATGATAACGAAACGATGACCAAAGCAATAATGAGAATAATACTGTAATTCATACTTATTCGCCTACCTCTCTTACCACTTTTTCAAGGGAAGATTTAATACTTTCAACTTCTTCTTCTTTTGTGCTGAAATCTAAGCAATGTATATAAATTTTCGTACGATCATCGCTAACACCTAAAACTACTGTACCTGGTGTTAATGTAATTAAATTTGATAGTAATACAATTTGCCAATCGTGTTTTAAGTCTGTCGTATAAGTGAAAAATGCTGGCTTATTGTCCATCTTCGGTTTGATAATGATGCGAATCACATCAATATTAGCTTTTACGAGTTCAATTAAAAATACAAAAACGAGTTTAATAATCTTATAAACTGTAATAATGTAAAATCTTCCAGGTAATACACCACGTAGTATATAAACAAGTAAGATGCCTAATAAATACCCGAGTACAAAATTATTCAAAGTGTAGCTGCCTGTAATAAATAACCAAAAAACGGAAAGTA comes from the Staphylococcus hsinchuensis genome and includes:
- a CDS encoding PaaI family thioesterase, producing the protein MTNMLETLGMKVEKENHGLVIMSMPVSDAVKQPFGYLHGGANLALGETACSIGAANLIDTEKYIPLGLEMNANHISSTTDGTIYATATIIHEGKSTQVWNIEIKDDTERLISVMRGTIAIKKRK
- a CDS encoding Na+/H+ antiporter subunit G1, which translates into the protein MIAKIVISIALILVVLGSIISALAAIGLLRLEDVYSRSHAAGKAATLGSMLLISGVFLFFIGEEGYVNMQLLIGILFILITGPLSSHLIIKAAYNLNTPSSKRTKYDDIKDDLPNTKI
- a CDS encoding Na(+)/H(+) antiporter subunit F1 — protein: MNYSIILIIALVIVSLSLIAMLVRVILGPSLADRVVALDAMGIQLMAIVALFSIFTGTKYMLVAILLIGILAFLGTAVFAKYMDEGKVIRHDSKDSD
- a CDS encoding Na+/H+ antiporter subunit E, with the protein product MAVQVFVNILLSVFWLFITGSYTLNNFVLGYLLGILLVYILRGVLPGRFYIITVYKIIKLVFVFLIELVKANIDVIRIIIKPKMDNKPAFFTYTTDLKHDWQIVLLSNLITLTPGTVVLGVSDDRTKIYIHCLDFSTKEEEVESIKSSLEKVVREVGE